The following proteins are co-located in the Mobula birostris isolate sMobBir1 chromosome 26, sMobBir1.hap1, whole genome shotgun sequence genome:
- the LOC140188016 gene encoding cold-inducible RNA-binding protein B-like gives MSDEGKLFVGGLSFDTDEQSLEQLFSKYGEVRDVLVIKDKDTHKSRGFGFITFENPDDARDAMAMNGKSVDGRQIRVDQAGKGSGGRGRSYQGGQSRSYGFRGGRSSRGFYRDGDRSGRNSYGNDYYRSSGMYSYNSSAGRSYRDDYDSYATNE, from the exons ATGTCTGATGAAGGAAAACTTTTTGTTGGTGGGCTGAGCTTTGACACAGATGAACAATCACTGGAGCAGTTATTTTCCAAGTATGGTGAAGTTCGTGATG TCCTTGTGATCAAAGATAAAGACACACACAAATCTAGAGGGTTTGGTTTTATTACTTTTGAAAATCCTGATGATGCAAGGGACGCCATGGCCATGAATGGAAAG TCAGTTGATGGTCGGCAAATTCGTGTAGACCAAGCAGGAAAAGGCTCTGGAGGTAGAGGACGTAGTTACCAAGGTGGTCAGTCACGAAGTTATGGATTCCGTGGTGGGAGAAGTAGCCGTGGATTTTACAGAG ATGGTGACAGAAGTGGACGAAACAGTTACGGAAATGACTATTATAG GAGCTCAGGCATGTATAGCTATAACAGTTCAGCTGGAAGGTCTTACCGAGATGACTACGACAGTTATG CTACAAATGAATAA